The Geothrix sp. DNA segment GCGCCGCCTGGGCGTCCGGCCCGGCGCCAATGTCCCGGGCTTGCGGGGAGCCCTCTTCCTGCTGATCGACCAGGGCGATTCCGTCCTCGGGTGCCTGGTGGCCCTGCGCCTCTTCTACCCGTACGGGTGGCGCACGGGGCTCCTGCTCCTGCTCATCGGCACCGGCGTGCACCTCGCCGTGAATGCGGTCCTCTACCTGGTGGGTCTCAGGAAGCAGGCGGCCTAGATGAAGCTCATTCATGACTTCACGGAACTCCTGGCCGACCCCCTGCCACCTGCGGAGCTCGGCGGGAAGGCCAGGGGTCTGCTGGAGCTGCTGACCTGGGGCTTGCCCGTCCCCCCCGGCGCCGTCCTTCCGGCCTCCGCCTTCCGGCGGTTCCTGGCTGAGACCGGAATCGCCGCCACGACCCCGGGCGAAGGGGCGTCCCCGGCGGAGGTCTGCGATCACTGGCGGGGGCTCATCCTGGCGGCCGCGCCTCCACCCTGGCTCGACGGGGCGGTCCGGGCCTGGGTGTCGGCCCATCCTGGGCAGAGCTGGGCCGTCCGTTCCAGCGCCATCCAGGAGGACCTGCCCGGGCATTCCTTCGCCGGCCAGTACTCCAGCTTCCTGCACCAGGTCACGGTCGAGCAGATCACCCGGTCCATCCTGGCCTGCTGGGCCTCCCTGTACAACCCGGGCGCCGTGAGCTACTGCCAGGAACGGGGACTCCCGCTGGAATCCTCGGCCATGGCCGTCATCCTCCAGCGCATGGTGCGGGCGGACCACAGCGGCGTGCTGTTCACGGTCGATCCCATCGGCGGCAGAGACACGGTGATGCTCGTGGAAGCCGTCCACGGCCTCGGCGAGAGCCTCGTCCAGGGCCGGGTGACCCCGGATTGCTACCGCTTCGACTGGTTCGCGGGCCGGGAGGTCGAGCGGAGCGTGGCCCGCAAGGAATGGAAGGTGGCCTGCGCAGACGGTGGGGGCGTCATGGAAGGGCGCCTCGATCCGAAGCTGGCGGAGGCTCCCGTGCTGTCCCCAGAGGCGCTGGGCCAGCTCTGCGGCGCGGCCCTCGACATCCAGCGCCGCAGCGGCTACCCGGTGGACATCGAGTGGGCCTTCGCCGAGGGGACCCTCCACATCCTGCAGAGCCGGCCCGAGACGCGCATCCACGTCCGCGACCTGGAAGGCGAGTGGACCACGGCGGACTTCAAGGACGGGGGCGTGTCCTCCACGGTCTGCACGCCCTTCATGTGGGCCCTCTACGACCTGGTCTGGGAACGGGCCATGCCCGAATACCTGCGCTCCGTGCGAATGATCGATGCCGTGGAAGGGATCGTCTGGGGGGACATGTTCTTCGGGCGGCCCTACTGGAACGTCGGCATCATCAAGACCTGCCTCGAGCGCCTGCCCGGCTTCACGGAGCGCCACTTCGATGCGGACCTGGGCATCGAGCCGGCCTACGCGGGAGAGGGACGCACCTCCCGGCTGGGCCTTGGCAGCCTGTGGCGGGCCCTCCGGGTCGTCCTGGCGCTGAAGCGCTCATTCCAGGCCGAACTGGAAGCCTGTGAGGCCTTCCGAGCCCGGCAGCTGGCGAGGCTGCGGGAGCTGGACGGCCTGGACCTGCACAGCCTGGACGAGCAGGCCTTCTTCGCCTTCTACTGGACCTTCATCGAGCAGGACTTCTTCCGCAGCGAGTACGCCTACTTCCACCTCATCTTCAACAACAGCAACTTCCAGAGCCTGTACAAGGGCGAGCTGCAGAAGCAGGGCGCCGACATCCTCCTGCTCCTGTCGGGCCTGCAGGAACTCTCCCACCTCCAGCCGAACTACCGGCTGTGGGAGCTCTCGCGACAGCTGCGGACCTCCCCCGGCGCCTGCGCCTATTGGCGGGACACCCCCCTCCTCCGCATTTCCGAAGCCCTGCGCTCCGGTGAGCCGGGCCCGGGCTTCGAGGAACTGCGCGCCCACATCGAAGCCTTCAAGTTCCATTCGACCCGGGAGCTGGACATCCGGGTGCCCCGGCTGGACGAGGACCCCTCCCAGGTCCTCTCCAGCCTCCGGCAGCTCATCGACCTCGACGACGCCCACTCGCCGCAGGACCACACGGCCGCCCAGTCCCTGGCGGCGGAACAGGAGCGGCAGCGCTTCATCGAGTCCCTGCCGCCCTGGAAACGGAAGGCCTCGGCGCGGAAGATCGAGCGCATGCGCCGCTTCCTCTGGTGGCGGGAGGAATACCGCGACCTGTCCACCCGGCACTACCACCTCGTCCGGAAGGTCACGCTGCACCTGGCCGGACGGCTCCTGGAAGGGGGCTGGCTGGCCACCGCCGAGGATGTCTTCTTCCTCGACCTGGCGGACCTGTTCGGCCTCCTGGACGGGCGCGCGACCCGAACGGACGTCAAGGAACGCATCCGCCTCCACCGCGCCTACTACGACTCCTTCCGGAACTTCCAGAACCCGGATGAGCTGGGCCGGGGTCGGGACTTTCAGCCCGGCGGGATGAGCCGGCAGGCCGGTGAGGGCGCCCTCACCGGCCTGCCCTGCAGCCCCGGCCAGGCCGAAGGCCCCGCCCGCCTCATCGCCGACATCTTCGAGGCGGACCGCCTCGCCCAGGGCGACATCCTCCTCACCCGGTACACCGACCCGGGCTGGACCCCCTGCTTCGGCCTCATCGCCGGGGTGGCGACGGAGACCGGCGGCCTGCTCTCCCACGCGGCCGTGATCTCCCGGGAGTACGGCATCCCGGCGGTGCTGGCGGTGAAGGGCCTGCTGTCTGCGGCGGCCGGCGCCCAGCGCGCCAGCCTCGATGGGCACGCGGGGCAGGTCCGCTTCGATGAGGGGGGACCGCGATGACCCCTTCCCCGAGGCGCCTGTGGCTCTACCTGTCCACCACCTACCCGCCCCTGCTCACGGCGCCCTTCGCGGCCATCAGCTACCTCGCCCTGGCCTGGTCCCTGCTCGCCGCCCGGGGCCTCCCGCCCCGCCTGGGACGAGCCACCCTGGCGGGCATTCTCGGGACCTTCCTCTTCCTGCTCTTCCTGCGCGTCTCGGACGAGCTCAAGGATTCCGAATCCGACAAGATCCACTTCCCGGAACGCCTCCTGCCTTCGGGGCGGATCACTCCGGGCGACCTGTGGCTCCTGTGGTGGGTGGCGCTCGCGGGGCTGATCGGCGTCCAGCTGCTCGTCCCCCGGCTCAACGGGTACTACCTCGCCCTGCTCATCTACGGCCTGCTGATGTTCAGGTACTTCTTCCTGCCCCGGCTCATCACCAGCCATCTGTTCCTGGCCCTCCTGAGCCACAATCCGTCGGCCTTCCTGCTGCAGCTCTGCGCGCTGGGATGGCTGGGCGCGGACCCGGGGTTGCCATCCCCCTTCGTGGCCCGGCGCGGGGACCTCCTGATCTGCCTGCTCTTCTACCTGCCGGCGCTCCTGTGGGAGCTTTCGCGGAAGCTCCGCCGGCCCTCCGAGGAAACGCAGTACCAGACCTATTCGTCGCTGCTCGGTCCCCGCCGCGCAGCGCTCCTGACCCTGACCGTGGCCCTGGGCATGCTGGGTCTGGTGGTGGCCTTGGGCCCGCGCCTCGGCACCTCGATCCTGGCCCTGGCGGCGCAGATGGCGGCCTTCCTCCTGTTCGCCGGCGCCCTCCTGCGCTTCATCATCCAGCCGGAAGCCGATGGCCCGAAGCTCGGCATGGTCGGGCAGGCCTACGCCATCGCCTTCTACGCCATCGCCTTCTGCGACCTGGCCCTGCGCGGACCCCGCGCCGGCGGGATGGGGTAGGCCGTGGACTGGCGCCTGCTCGACCCCCGCGACGAGCTTCGCGTGGAGGCCTGCGGGGGCAAGGCCCTGGGGCTGGCGAGGCTCGGAGCCGCGGGCCTGCCCGTACCCGACTGGTTCTGCCTTTCCGCCGACACCTTCCGGCGCGCCCTGGGGCCCGCCCTCGGGGACTTCCATGCCGGACTGGCCGCCGCGTCGCCGGAGGACCGATCGGGCCTGGAGGCCCTCTGCGCGCGCGGGCGAGCCGCGGTGGATGCGCTGGTCCTGCCGCCGGACGCCCTCCGCGGCGCGGCCCTGGAGCACCTGCCGGGAGCGGACCTGTTCGCGGTACGCTCCTCGGCCTGCGTGGAGGATTCTCCCGAAGCCAGCTTTGCCGGCCAGCTGCAGTCCTTCCTCTGCGTCCCGGCCGAGGGCCTGGAGCAGGCCGTCCTGGCCTGCTGGCGGAGCTACTTCAGCGCCGGCGCCGCGAGGTACCGGCTCCATCACGGCCTCGGGGCTGCGGCCCCCGGCATGGCGGTCATCCTCCAGCGCATGGTGGAAGCGCAGGTCTCGGGCATCGCCTTCTCCGTCAGCCCCGACGGCAACCTGGGGGAGCTGCTCCTGAGCGCCACCTACGGCCTCGGTCCCGGGGTCGTCTCGGGGGAGTTCGAGACGGACCTCATCCGGATCGACCGGCGGAGCGGCGCGATCCGGTCCACCCAAGCCGTGAAGGCCGAGCGCCTCGTGAAGGACGCCGCCGCGGGCCGGGGCCTGCGCCGGGAGCCGGTGCCGGAGGCACTGCGCCGGGCGCCCTGCCTGGGCCCGGAGCAGGTGGCTGAGCTGGCCGGTCTCTGCCTGCGGGCCGAGCGGGCCCTGGGGGACTGGGTGGACCTGGAGTGGGCCTTCGACACCCGGTTCCACCTGCTGCAGGCCCGGCCCATCACCGCCCTGCCCGCGGGGGAGATCCACCTCCTGGACAACAGCAACATCGTCGAGAGCTATCCCGGGATCTCCGCGCCGCTCACCTTCGCCTTCGTCCAGCAGGCCTACGCGCGCATCTTCCGCAACTTCGCCCTCCGACTGGGCCTCCGGGCGGCGGAGCTGGACCGCAGCGCCGCCCACCTGGACCAGATGGTCGTCCACTTCCAGGGGCGCATCTATTACAGCCTGGAGAACTGGTACGCCCTCTTCTCGCTCCTGCCCTTCGCGTCGCGCTTCATCCCCATCTGGGAGGGCATGCTGGGCATCCGCGCCGCGGAAGGGGCTCCGGGCGGCCCCGGCCTCGCCACCCGCCTCCTCGCAGGTCCGCGGGCGCTGCGCATCGGGCTTCGCCTGCTGGGCGAGTTCCTGCGCCTGCGCCGCTCGATGGCTGCGCTGCTGGCGCGCTTCGAAGCGCTCAAATCGAATTTCGACGCGCGCCTCCAGACCGCTTCCCGGGGGGGCCTCGATGCGCTGCGGTCCCTCTACGACGACCTGGGCGCCCGCATGGTGGACGGCTGGGAGCTCACGCTCATCAACGACGGCTTCGCCTTCCTGTTCACGGCTCTGGCCCAGTGGTCCCTGCGCCGCCTCCTCCCGCCGGAGGCGGCCCTCGAGGCGTTCAACGGCCTGCTCTGCGGTCTGGCGGGCATGGCGAGCCTCCAGCCCGCCCGGGAAGCCATCCGCCTCGGGGAGCGGCTCCAGGATCATCCGGGCCTGCTCGCCGCGGCCCTGGCCGCCGCCGAGGCCCGGCTGGACCGGCTGCCGGCTGATGCCGCCACTTCACCGGAAGAGGCCTCGGCCATCGCAGACTTCAACACGGCGTTGGCTGACTACCTCCAGCGCTGCGGCTCCCGGACCTTCGAGGAACTCAAGCTGGAACGGCCCAGCCATGCCGAGGCCCCCTGGCTGCTGCTCCGCCAGGTCGCGGCCTGCGCCAGCCAGGGCCTGCGCGCCGCGGACATGGAGGCCCGCGAGGCCGCCATCCGCGCCCGGGCGGAGGGCCTGCTCGCCAGCGCCGGGCCCCGTCCAGTGACACGAGTCGTCTTCTCGTTCTGCCTGGCGCGGGCCAAGGCCTCGATCCTCCACCGGGAAGCCAGCCGCCTGAAGCGCGGCGAGTTCTACCGCATGGTCCGGCGGATCTTCCTGGCCGCCGGGGAGCGCCTGGCCCAGGAGGGTCTCCTCCACCAGGTCGACGACATCTTCTACCTGACGGTGGACGAGGCCTTCGGCGCGGCCACCCTCGGCGCAACCGCGCTCGAAGCGAAGGTCGCCACCAGGCGGGCCGAGCAGTCAGCCCAGGCGGCCCTGTCCCCGCCGGAGCGGATCGTCTGGAAGGGCAGCCTGGCCGAAGCCGAGCGGGTCCTGGCCACGACTCTGGGCGAGCCGGGATCCGGGGCCGGGGACGCGGCTGGATTCACCCTCTCCGGCCTGGGTTGCGCACCGGGCCAGGTCAGCGGCGGGGCCCTGGTGGTGGCGGATCCCGGCACGGTCACGGACGCCAGGGGAAAGGTCCTGGTGGCGCGGATGACGGACCCCGGCTGGGTGTTCCTCATGCTCCAGGCCCGGGGGCTCATCGTGGAGAAGGGCAGCCTGCTCTCGCACACCGCCATCATCGGCCGGGAGCTGGGCCTGCCGACCCTCGTGGGTGTCACGGACGCCGCCCGGCGGATCCGGAGCGGCGATCAGCTCAGCCTGGACTCGGGCCGCGGCACCGTCACGGTGCGACGGGGCTGAGCCGACCTTCCTGCAACGACAGCACGCGGTCGGCGAGCTCCGCCAGCCGCGTGTCATGGCTGGTGACGATGGCGGTGCGGCCCCCTTCGCGGATGTACTCGTGGAGCATGCGGATCACCTCCTGGCCCTGGTGGAACTCCAGGCTGGCCGTGGGCTCGTCCGCCAGGATCAGGCCTGGCGAGGGCCCGAAGGCGCGGGCCGCGGCCACGCGCTGCTTCTCGCCATGACTCATGGTCGCGGCGCGGCACTCGCCGAGGTGGGGGATGCCCAGGCTCAGGAAGACCTCCCGGCTCCGCTGGGCGGCGGGCCCGGCCTTCCAGCCCGCGAAGCGCAGGGCCAGCTCGGCGTTCTCGCGGCCCGTCAGGGATTCGATGAGCAGGAAATTCTGGAAGATGAAGCCGATGTTCCGGGCCCGCAGGGTCTGCAGCTCATCCGGGTGCAGGCCGCCGAGGTCCCGCCCGAAGAGGCGCACCTGCCCGCTGGAGGGCGGGGTCAACCCCGCAAGGGTGGTGAGCAGGGTCGTCTTCCCGCTCCCGCTGGGCCCCAGGACGAGGACGATCTCGCCGGCCTCCGCCTGGAAGTCCACGCGGTCCAGGACCAGCCGCCGGCCCTCGCCCTCGCCGAACTGCCTGGAGACGCCTGCGAGTTCCACCACGGCCATGTCAGTCCCCCCTGGCCCGGAAGGCTTCAAGGGCGTAGAAGCCCGCGATGCGGCGCGTGGCGACCAGGGCGCTGGCCAGGCAGATCACCAGGACGCCGGCCAGCACGAGGGCCATCTGCGCCGGATAGACCTGGGTCTCCAGCTCCGGCGCCAGAACGCGCACCAGGGCCCGCAGCGGCAGGAAGAGGGCCAGCCCCAGGCCGCCGCCGCAACCCCCGAGCAGCAGGGCCTTCGCCGCCACCAGGCCCCGCAGGTAGCTGCGCGGCGCGCCCAGGGCCTTCATGATCACGAAGTCCCGGCGGCGCTCCAGGATGTCCAGCGACAGCAGCAGCGCCAGGATGACGGCGAGCACCAGAGCGCCCATGAGCGTGATGATGAAGAGGAAGGCCAGGAAGCCCGTCTGCATCTCCAGCACGTTGTTCTCGATGAACTGGGCGTCCGAGAAGAAGTTCATCTCGGGTTGGGCCGCACGCAGGGCCTGCAGGACCGCCGGTACCGTCTCGCCCGGCCCGATCCGGATCGCCACGAAGGAGATGAGTCCCGGCAGCTGGATGAAGCCCTGGGCCCGCTCCAGGCTCACGAAGGCGTACTGGATGACCATGGCGTTGGTGCCGCGGCTCAGGCCCACCACCTGCAGCGGCACGCCCTGGATCTCCAGGGTCTGGCCCAGGACCAGATGGTGTTTCCGGGCGAACACCTCGTCCAGCACGATTTCGTCATCGCCCGCGAGGGCCCTTCCCGCCGCGATGATGGGCGGCCCTCCCGTCGGCGCCTCGCGCCGGTAGCCCGTGAGGAAGAGGGTGTAGAAGCGCCCCTGCAGCTTCACGGACGAGAGCAGCAGCAGCACGGGCGAGGCCGAGGCCACGGCTTTCGTCTCCAGGACCGCCTGGCCCTCCTCCAGGGTCATGATCGAGGAGCCGCGGATGATGTTGGTGGCGTTGGCCTGCAGCATCCAGATGTCGGCGCGGGTGCGGCGGATGTAATCCACGGCCCCCGCGTTGACGCTCTGGTAGGTGGCCCACAGGAACACCATCATCAGCGTGCAGGCGCCGATGGCCGCCACGGTCATGGCGAACCGTCCGACCTCGCCCAGCAGGGGGTTCCGGATCCGCATGGCCCAGTGTAGCCACTGGCAGGCGCAACCCCCTGCCCATTGAACCTTCCGCGATGGCCGTGGGCGCATCCAGTCGGCGGATTCGAGGGACGGGGTCCTTGCCCTGAGGCCAGCGTGCGTCAATCTGGGCCGGCATTCTCGGGGTCCCAGGAATCAGGCAGAACCCCTTGAAGGGCCGGTTACCATCGGGGTCTCCTCCCTTCATGAACGGAATGTCCTGCCTCTGGATCACGCATGCATCCGGCTCCCCCTCTTTCCCCTCGAGGTGTCCGCCCTGAGATGAGGATCCTCCGATCGGTCGTGGCAGCCCTCACCCTGATGGTGTCTTCCGCCCTGAGCGGACAACGGCTCCCCATCAAGAGCTTCTCGGCCTCCGATGGATTGCCCGGGGGAGGGATCAATCGCATTGTCCGGGACTCGCACGGGTTTCTCTGGTTCTGCAGCACCGAAGGCATCGCCCGATTCGATGGCCATGACTTCGTCCGCTTCGGGGCAGACGCTGGCTGGCCCGCCCATGCGGTGAACGACTTCCTCCAGGCCCGGGACGGCAGCTGCTGGATCGCCACCAGCCAGGGCCTGTTCCGGCTGGACATGGCCGTGCCAGGGGGACCGCCGACCGGCGGTGGGCGGCGGGTCGTGCCCGTCTCCTCCAGAAACCTGTCGGTCACCTGCCTCTTCGAGGACCGGACCGGTGTGCTGTGGTGCGGCACCCACGCCGGCCTCTTCCGGGTGGATCGTTCGCCCGGCCCGGGCTCCCTGAGGTCCATCAACCTGGGCTTCCCGGAGAAAACCACGGACGATCCCATCGTCACCGCCCTGGCCGGCAAGGATGGCGGTGGCCTCTGGATCGGGGCCGGCAGCGGGCTCTACAGTCTGGAACCGGACGGCCGCGTGGGTCGCTATACCAAGGCCGATGGCCTGCCGGACACCTGGGTCCGCAGCTTGGCGGTCGCCGGTGACGGCAGCTTCTGGGTGGCCACCCGCAAGGGCGTCGGCCGGCTGAGGCTGTCCGCCGGGGCTTCCAGGCTTGAGGTCCTCGAAACATACACCCGCGGGAACGGCTTCCCGGACCTCGTGAGCGACGTTCTCCTCCGCACGGGGGAAGGCAAGATCATCGTGGGCACAGGCGTGGGCCTGAGCCTCATCGAGCGCGCCAAGGTGGACAGCTATGGCCTGGACGAGGGGCTGGAGGTCCCAGTGCTTGCCTTGGCCGAGGGCGCCCGCGGGGAGCTCTGGGTCGGGACCGATCACGGCGCCCAGCGCTGGATTCTGGATGGGCTGACCACCTACGTGCCCAGTGACCGGCCGTTTCAGCGGATCAATTCCCTCCTGGAGGACCGGACGGGTGCCTTGGTGGCGGTCACGGCCAATGACACCCTTTTCAAGATCCGCCGGATGGTGGGCAACCGGCTGCTTTCCAGTACCCTGCGCATGCCTCCGGGCAGCCACCGACCGGGCTGGGGCTGGCACCAGCCTCTGCTCCAGGACCACCTGGGAGCCTGGTGGTGTGCCACGGACCAGGGACTCTGCCGGTTCGAGGTCACCCCCAGCGCGGCGGCCCTCCCGGGGGCCAGGCATGCCAGGACCTACAAGGTCCAGCAGATCTCCGGCTCGGGCTCCGACGAAGTCTTCGCGGTATTCGAGGACAGCCGCGGCGACATCTGGTTCTCCACCGTCGCCAACCCCCTCAACGGCCTGGGCCGCTGGGTGCGGGCCGGCGACAGGATCGAGGGTTTCAACGGCAAGGCGGGCATTCCCGAACGGCCTTCCCTGGCCACGGCCTTCGCGGAGGACCAGGCGGGGAACGTCTGGGTCGCCTTCAACGGAGCAGGACTGGGCCGCTTCAGGAATGGTCGGTTCGACCTCTTCACCGAGGCGGATGGGATCCCGGCCTGCTGGATCCGCTCGATGATGCTGGATGGCAGCGGGCGGCTCTGGGTGGCCTGCTCCAGGGGCGGCGTCCGCATCATCGAGGATCCCACCGCGGCCGTGCCGCACGTCCGCGCCTTCACCACCGACCAGGGACTGGCGGGCAATTCCATCTGGAGTTGCGTGGAGGATCGCTGGGGCCGGGTTTACGTGGGCACCGGGGCCGGGATCGACCGGGTTGATCTGGAGCACGGGCGGGTCCTGCACCTGTCCGAGGCCCAGGGGCTGGCCTCTGGCGTCCCGCGGGCGGCCATCCGGGACCGGGAAGGCACCTTGTGGTTCGGCCTCAGCGGCGGATTGTCCCGCTACGTCCCGCCCGCGCCGAAGCCCGAGCAGCCACCCCCGATCTTCCTGATTTCGCTCCGGGTGGCAGGAACGGCCAGAGCGCTTCCTGAATCAGGTGCCCCGGAGTGGGACCTGCCGGACCTTCCCGCCGGCCAGAACCGCATCGAGGTGGATTTCACCAGCCCTGGAGGCCTGGGTGGGAACACCCTCCGCTACCAGTATCGGCTGCGAGGGGTATCGGACGACTGGAGCAGGGCCAGCCTGGACCGCAGGGTGGATCTGGCCAACCTCGCCCCCGGCCACTACCACTTCCAGGTCCGGGCCATGGGTGAGGAAGGCAGGACCAGCGACCCTCCCGCCGAATTCCGCTTCACGATCCTTCCCCCCCTCTGGATACGCTGGTGGTTCCTCACGGTCGCCGCAGGCTCCCTTCTCGGGGTTGCCTGGCTTGGCTACAACTACCGGCTCAGGCACCTGCTGGAGGTGGAGCGCATCCGCACCCGGATCGCCGCCGATCTCCACGACGACATCGGCGCCAGCCTCTCCCGCATCGCCATTCTCAGCGAGGTGGTGAAACGGCGCACGCCGGAGGACCAGCCGGAGACGGCTCGTTTCCTCTCGGAGATCGCCGAGTCGTCGCGCGACCTGGTGGATTCCATGGCCGAGATCGTGTGGTCGATCAACCCCAAGCGGGACGACCTCCAGCACCTGCTGGCCCGCATCGGGCAGTTCGCCTCCGCCTCGCTCCAGGCGAAGGACATCCGCTGGACGATGACCCTGCCGCCGGATCCCGCCAAGGTGAAGCTCACGCCCGAGCAACGCCGGGGCATGTACCTCATCCTGAAGGAGGCCATCAACAACGCGCTCAAGCACTCCGGATGCCGCTCCATGAACCTGCAGGTGGCCCTGGGGCAGGGTCGGCTCACCGCCCAGATCCGGGACGACGGCTCCGGCCTGCCCCCCGAACCGCCGGGATCGGAGTCCACGGGATCCCAGCGGGGGCGGGGGCTCATCAACATGCAGGTCCGC contains these protein-coding regions:
- a CDS encoding PEP/pyruvate-binding domain-containing protein; the protein is MKLIHDFTELLADPLPPAELGGKARGLLELLTWGLPVPPGAVLPASAFRRFLAETGIAATTPGEGASPAEVCDHWRGLILAAAPPPWLDGAVRAWVSAHPGQSWAVRSSAIQEDLPGHSFAGQYSSFLHQVTVEQITRSILACWASLYNPGAVSYCQERGLPLESSAMAVILQRMVRADHSGVLFTVDPIGGRDTVMLVEAVHGLGESLVQGRVTPDCYRFDWFAGREVERSVARKEWKVACADGGGVMEGRLDPKLAEAPVLSPEALGQLCGAALDIQRRSGYPVDIEWAFAEGTLHILQSRPETRIHVRDLEGEWTTADFKDGGVSSTVCTPFMWALYDLVWERAMPEYLRSVRMIDAVEGIVWGDMFFGRPYWNVGIIKTCLERLPGFTERHFDADLGIEPAYAGEGRTSRLGLGSLWRALRVVLALKRSFQAELEACEAFRARQLARLRELDGLDLHSLDEQAFFAFYWTFIEQDFFRSEYAYFHLIFNNSNFQSLYKGELQKQGADILLLLSGLQELSHLQPNYRLWELSRQLRTSPGACAYWRDTPLLRISEALRSGEPGPGFEELRAHIEAFKFHSTRELDIRVPRLDEDPSQVLSSLRQLIDLDDAHSPQDHTAAQSLAAEQERQRFIESLPPWKRKASARKIERMRRFLWWREEYRDLSTRHYHLVRKVTLHLAGRLLEGGWLATAEDVFFLDLADLFGLLDGRATRTDVKERIRLHRAYYDSFRNFQNPDELGRGRDFQPGGMSRQAGEGALTGLPCSPGQAEGPARLIADIFEADRLAQGDILLTRYTDPGWTPCFGLIAGVATETGGLLSHAAVISREYGIPAVLAVKGLLSAAAGAQRASLDGHAGQVRFDEGGPR
- a CDS encoding UbiA family prenyltransferase, with the protein product MTPSPRRLWLYLSTTYPPLLTAPFAAISYLALAWSLLAARGLPPRLGRATLAGILGTFLFLLFLRVSDELKDSESDKIHFPERLLPSGRITPGDLWLLWWVALAGLIGVQLLVPRLNGYYLALLIYGLLMFRYFFLPRLITSHLFLALLSHNPSAFLLQLCALGWLGADPGLPSPFVARRGDLLICLLFYLPALLWELSRKLRRPSEETQYQTYSSLLGPRRAALLTLTVALGMLGLVVALGPRLGTSILALAAQMAAFLLFAGALLRFIIQPEADGPKLGMVGQAYAIAFYAIAFCDLALRGPRAGGMG
- a CDS encoding PEP/pyruvate-binding domain-containing protein, encoding MDWRLLDPRDELRVEACGGKALGLARLGAAGLPVPDWFCLSADTFRRALGPALGDFHAGLAAASPEDRSGLEALCARGRAAVDALVLPPDALRGAALEHLPGADLFAVRSSACVEDSPEASFAGQLQSFLCVPAEGLEQAVLACWRSYFSAGAARYRLHHGLGAAAPGMAVILQRMVEAQVSGIAFSVSPDGNLGELLLSATYGLGPGVVSGEFETDLIRIDRRSGAIRSTQAVKAERLVKDAAAGRGLRREPVPEALRRAPCLGPEQVAELAGLCLRAERALGDWVDLEWAFDTRFHLLQARPITALPAGEIHLLDNSNIVESYPGISAPLTFAFVQQAYARIFRNFALRLGLRAAELDRSAAHLDQMVVHFQGRIYYSLENWYALFSLLPFASRFIPIWEGMLGIRAAEGAPGGPGLATRLLAGPRALRIGLRLLGEFLRLRRSMAALLARFEALKSNFDARLQTASRGGLDALRSLYDDLGARMVDGWELTLINDGFAFLFTALAQWSLRRLLPPEAALEAFNGLLCGLAGMASLQPAREAIRLGERLQDHPGLLAAALAAAEARLDRLPADAATSPEEASAIADFNTALADYLQRCGSRTFEELKLERPSHAEAPWLLLRQVAACASQGLRAADMEAREAAIRARAEGLLASAGPRPVTRVVFSFCLARAKASILHREASRLKRGEFYRMVRRIFLAAGERLAQEGLLHQVDDIFYLTVDEAFGAATLGATALEAKVATRRAEQSAQAALSPPERIVWKGSLAEAERVLATTLGEPGSGAGDAAGFTLSGLGCAPGQVSGGALVVADPGTVTDARGKVLVARMTDPGWVFLMLQARGLIVEKGSLLSHTAIIGRELGLPTLVGVTDAARRIRSGDQLSLDSGRGTVTVRRG
- a CDS encoding ABC transporter ATP-binding protein, producing MAVVELAGVSRQFGEGEGRRLVLDRVDFQAEAGEIVLVLGPSGSGKTTLLTTLAGLTPPSSGQVRLFGRDLGGLHPDELQTLRARNIGFIFQNFLLIESLTGRENAELALRFAGWKAGPAAQRSREVFLSLGIPHLGECRAATMSHGEKQRVAAARAFGPSPGLILADEPTASLEFHQGQEVIRMLHEYIREGGRTAIVTSHDTRLAELADRVLSLQEGRLSPVAP
- a CDS encoding ABC transporter permease, with protein sequence MRIRNPLLGEVGRFAMTVAAIGACTLMMVFLWATYQSVNAGAVDYIRRTRADIWMLQANATNIIRGSSIMTLEEGQAVLETKAVASASPVLLLLSSVKLQGRFYTLFLTGYRREAPTGGPPIIAAGRALAGDDEIVLDEVFARKHHLVLGQTLEIQGVPLQVVGLSRGTNAMVIQYAFVSLERAQGFIQLPGLISFVAIRIGPGETVPAVLQALRAAQPEMNFFSDAQFIENNVLEMQTGFLAFLFIITLMGALVLAVILALLLSLDILERRRDFVIMKALGAPRSYLRGLVAAKALLLGGCGGGLGLALFLPLRALVRVLAPELETQVYPAQMALVLAGVLVICLASALVATRRIAGFYALEAFRARGD
- a CDS encoding sensor histidine kinase, producing the protein MAALTLMVSSALSGQRLPIKSFSASDGLPGGGINRIVRDSHGFLWFCSTEGIARFDGHDFVRFGADAGWPAHAVNDFLQARDGSCWIATSQGLFRLDMAVPGGPPTGGGRRVVPVSSRNLSVTCLFEDRTGVLWCGTHAGLFRVDRSPGPGSLRSINLGFPEKTTDDPIVTALAGKDGGGLWIGAGSGLYSLEPDGRVGRYTKADGLPDTWVRSLAVAGDGSFWVATRKGVGRLRLSAGASRLEVLETYTRGNGFPDLVSDVLLRTGEGKIIVGTGVGLSLIERAKVDSYGLDEGLEVPVLALAEGARGELWVGTDHGAQRWILDGLTTYVPSDRPFQRINSLLEDRTGALVAVTANDTLFKIRRMVGNRLLSSTLRMPPGSHRPGWGWHQPLLQDHLGAWWCATDQGLCRFEVTPSAAALPGARHARTYKVQQISGSGSDEVFAVFEDSRGDIWFSTVANPLNGLGRWVRAGDRIEGFNGKAGIPERPSLATAFAEDQAGNVWVAFNGAGLGRFRNGRFDLFTEADGIPACWIRSMMLDGSGRLWVACSRGGVRIIEDPTAAVPHVRAFTTDQGLAGNSIWSCVEDRWGRVYVGTGAGIDRVDLEHGRVLHLSEAQGLASGVPRAAIRDREGTLWFGLSGGLSRYVPPAPKPEQPPPIFLISLRVAGTARALPESGAPEWDLPDLPAGQNRIEVDFTSPGGLGGNTLRYQYRLRGVSDDWSRASLDRRVDLANLAPGHYHFQVRAMGEEGRTSDPPAEFRFTILPPLWIRWWFLTVAAGSLLGVAWLGYNYRLRHLLEVERIRTRIAADLHDDIGASLSRIAILSEVVKRRTPEDQPETARFLSEIAESSRDLVDSMAEIVWSINPKRDDLQHLLARIGQFASASLQAKDIRWTMTLPPDPAKVKLTPEQRRGMYLILKEAINNALKHSGCRSMNLQVALGQGRLTAQIRDDGSGLPPEPPGSESTGSQRGRGLINMQVRAHDIGGHLDVASGPEGTTIRLDLPFRGGA